From one Thermomicrobiales bacterium genomic stretch:
- a CDS encoding TerC family protein, with amino-acid sequence MDFDLISKLLSIIAIDLVLSGDNAVVIAMASRRLPPAQRKKAIIYGGGGAVVLRILFTIGAALLLGVPLLQAIGGLLLIYIAIKLIQPASSDHSGVQAADTLGAAIRTIIMADIVMSLDNMLAVGGAAHGHIGLLIFGLMLSIPILLFGSSAIARLIDRYPWLNLVGAAILVHTALEMFFNDKYVLKFIHLDRLVELAIILAIVAAIAALGWLWNKRAQDARDKAQHGRPLDTTEPAS; translated from the coding sequence GTGGATTTCGATCTCATTTCGAAGTTATTGTCGATTATCGCGATCGACCTCGTCCTCAGCGGCGACAACGCGGTCGTCATCGCCATGGCCTCGCGGCGCTTGCCACCCGCGCAGCGCAAGAAGGCGATCATCTATGGTGGTGGCGGCGCGGTCGTTCTGCGCATCCTCTTCACGATCGGCGCAGCGCTGCTGCTCGGTGTTCCGCTACTGCAGGCTATCGGCGGTTTGCTGCTGATCTACATCGCCATCAAGCTCATCCAGCCGGCCAGCTCAGATCACAGCGGCGTCCAGGCAGCCGACACACTCGGCGCGGCGATCCGAACGATCATCATGGCCGACATCGTGATGAGTCTCGATAACATGCTGGCCGTCGGCGGGGCAGCCCACGGCCACATCGGTCTACTGATCTTCGGCCTGATGCTTTCGATCCCGATTCTCCTGTTCGGCAGCAGTGCCATCGCGCGACTGATTGACCGATACCCGTGGTTGAATCTGGTCGGCGCGGCGATCCTTGTCCACACCGCGCTGGAGATGTTCTTCAACGACAAGTACGTCCTCAAGTTCATCCATCTCGACCGGCTGGTTGAGCTTGCCATCATTCTGGCAATCGTTGCCGCAATCGCGGCGCTCGGCTGGCTCTGGAACAAGCGTGCCCAGGACGCACGAGACAAGGCACAACATGGCCGGCCGCTCGATACGACCGAACCAGCTAGCTGA
- a CDS encoding VanW family protein, translating into MSTASSPIRRFIDSAGRSRTNGAPAAEHDAQLIRLERIAWAAAATILLLFLVSIIGVQLAGRGEVRSGVHALGVDLSGMNRQQAAEALTLAANTHTSQSLTLADGDRAWTITAANLGLVIDVDGIVDDALSTGHTGYGPTRLAILWRFKSEPYVVGGDRLSVDQDRLSSQLASLAGAIQQTRVDGQLAVDSTGITWVAPVTGRALDTQNTKAEIMSALANGQTEVALVIHEDAPPVSLAQYIDARDRLHRVWDAPIELVAVDQTWPLTPDQVSKHITIVQPVGGNPAQLKIDKKWVDAVVQEISIGVDATPQSARAWWGDGGRLVKTRDAKAGHTLDADKSAALIQAATTGESDSNRVELPVATIAPPTQPADFGAIDVSTILASSSTTYGGGLPERSHNIELAASLLNGALVLPGQTFSFNSEVGPTTVEAGWQIAYGIAESNGQITTVPAEAGGICQVATTVFQPVFFSGFRIDERASHSYWIPRYAYQGNVGIDAAVESTVGLDMRWTNDGPSPVLLEVYADGEDLTVNLYGAPLPWRVEVDPPIITNVVTADPTVHYQETDTLPSGSQRAIEHAQDGFDVTVTRRVIQGDNVVSENFSTTYAPAQNVVLVGI; encoded by the coding sequence ATGTCAACTGCTTCATCGCCAATTCGCCGATTCATCGATAGCGCGGGCCGAAGCCGCACAAATGGCGCGCCAGCAGCCGAGCACGATGCACAGCTAATCCGCCTGGAACGCATTGCGTGGGCTGCCGCAGCGACGATCCTGCTGCTGTTTCTCGTCAGCATCATCGGGGTTCAGCTTGCGGGGCGCGGCGAGGTTCGATCGGGAGTCCACGCCCTCGGCGTGGATCTCAGTGGCATGAACCGCCAGCAAGCGGCTGAAGCGCTCACACTGGCCGCGAACACGCACACTTCACAGTCGTTGACATTGGCAGATGGCGACCGTGCGTGGACGATCACTGCCGCGAACCTGGGGCTCGTTATCGATGTCGACGGTATCGTCGATGACGCGCTTTCTACTGGCCATACAGGCTACGGCCCCACCCGACTCGCCATCCTCTGGCGATTCAAGTCCGAACCATACGTCGTTGGCGGAGATCGCCTGTCAGTCGACCAGGATCGGCTCAGTAGCCAGCTTGCATCGCTGGCCGGGGCGATTCAGCAGACCCGCGTCGATGGACAGCTCGCAGTCGATTCAACCGGTATCACCTGGGTTGCGCCAGTGACCGGGCGCGCGCTCGATACGCAGAACACGAAGGCCGAGATCATGTCGGCGCTGGCCAACGGTCAGACTGAGGTCGCCCTCGTCATTCACGAAGATGCGCCGCCGGTCTCCCTGGCTCAATACATCGATGCCCGCGACCGGCTGCACCGCGTCTGGGATGCGCCGATTGAGTTGGTCGCTGTCGACCAGACATGGCCACTCACACCCGACCAGGTCAGCAAGCACATCACGATCGTGCAACCAGTTGGCGGCAATCCTGCACAGCTGAAGATCGACAAGAAGTGGGTTGACGCTGTGGTCCAGGAAATCTCGATCGGGGTCGACGCTACGCCGCAAAGCGCGCGGGCATGGTGGGGCGACGGTGGCCGGCTGGTGAAGACACGCGATGCGAAGGCCGGGCATACGCTCGACGCTGACAAGTCCGCAGCCCTCATTCAGGCCGCGACGACCGGCGAGAGCGACTCCAATCGCGTCGAGCTCCCGGTCGCAACGATCGCCCCCCCGACGCAGCCTGCTGACTTCGGCGCCATCGATGTATCGACGATTCTCGCCAGCTCCAGCACAACCTACGGAGGCGGGCTACCGGAACGCAGCCACAACATCGAGCTCGCGGCATCGCTTCTGAACGGCGCGCTGGTTCTACCGGGCCAGACGTTCTCGTTCAATTCCGAAGTTGGCCCGACAACAGTCGAAGCAGGTTGGCAGATAGCCTACGGAATCGCCGAGAGCAACGGCCAGATCACGACTGTGCCGGCCGAGGCCGGCGGCATTTGCCAGGTCGCCACCACCGTCTTCCAGCCGGTCTTCTTCAGCGGCTTCCGCATCGACGAGCGGGCGAGCCATTCGTACTGGATCCCCCGCTACGCCTATCAGGGCAACGTCGGCATCGACGCGGCGGTGGAGTCAACCGTCGGGCTCGACATGCGATGGACCAACGATGGACCAAGCCCAGTGCTCCTTGAGGTCTATGCCGACGGCGAGGATCTGACGGTCAATCTCTACGGAGCGCCGTTGCCGTGGCGCGTCGAAGTTGATCCACCAATTATCACCAACGTCGTCACCGCGGACCCGACGGTCCACTACCAGGAGACCGATACCTTGCCGTCCGGATCGCAGCGCGCGATCGAGCATGCGCAGGATGGCTTCGACGTGACAGTCACACGTCGGGTGATTCAGGGGGACAACGTCGTTTCCGAGAACTTCTCGACGACCTACGCCCCTGCGCAGAACGTCGTGTTGGTTGGCATATGA
- a CDS encoding FHA domain-containing protein, giving the protein MSGQTLLTVILVLAVLAWLAQLVWLFRYAEQQHADPFRVVSGAAIFFIAAAPVAMRSPGLVERLADFWDRLFGGRPQAVAVPRVPARLLINGEQLPLDQPRTRIGRYPNNEIVLDHSTVSAYHAEIIERPDGRHEIQDNGSRNGTRVNGDIVTNRILKEGDLITLGAASMHYLGPSSRESQAAMAADYRRRDPQHDDADPYDHR; this is encoded by the coding sequence ATGAGCGGACAGACGCTCCTGACGGTGATCCTGGTACTCGCTGTCCTCGCCTGGCTTGCCCAGCTGGTCTGGCTATTCCGCTACGCCGAACAACAGCACGCTGATCCGTTTCGCGTCGTCTCCGGCGCGGCGATCTTCTTCATCGCAGCGGCGCCGGTCGCAATGCGAAGCCCCGGCCTTGTCGAGCGGCTGGCTGATTTCTGGGACCGGCTGTTCGGCGGCCGGCCACAAGCCGTCGCCGTCCCGCGTGTTCCAGCCCGATTGCTGATCAACGGTGAGCAGCTTCCGCTGGATCAGCCGCGCACACGTATCGGCCGCTACCCGAACAACGAGATCGTTCTCGACCACTCGACTGTCTCCGCCTACCACGCCGAGATCATCGAACGGCCCGATGGACGACACGAGATACAGGATAACGGAAGCCGAAACGGCACGCGGGTCAACGGAGACATTGTCACGAATCGCATCCTCAAGGAGGGTGATCTGATCACCCTCGGCGCGGCATCGATGCACTACCTCGGCCCATCCAGTCGGGAATCACAGGCTGCGATGGCGGCAGATTATCGACGGCGCGACCCGCAGCACGACGACGCGGATCCCTACGATCATCGCTGA
- a CDS encoding nuclear transport factor 2 family protein codes for MTDTPLGELRDWFDTWAAYVRARDFVAARALFSPGVMGFGTHMRIVHGLDALERDQWRAVWPTITGFTFLTDEIEGGVSTDNTTAWAIVPWSSCGYAEDGTPFDRPGRATVVFNRKSNGEGWRAIHTHFSLAPGTPQKSWGNSDRA; via the coding sequence GTGACTGACACGCCGTTGGGCGAGCTCCGCGATTGGTTCGACACCTGGGCAGCTTACGTTCGAGCCCGCGACTTCGTCGCAGCGCGAGCGCTCTTTTCGCCGGGGGTCATGGGCTTCGGCACACACATGCGCATCGTCCACGGGCTGGACGCGCTGGAGCGTGACCAGTGGCGGGCCGTCTGGCCAACGATCACCGGATTCACGTTTCTGACCGACGAAATCGAGGGCGGCGTCTCAACCGACAATACGACTGCCTGGGCGATCGTGCCGTGGTCATCCTGCGGCTATGCCGAAGATGGGACGCCGTTCGACCGACCCGGCCGAGCGACGGTTGTCTTCAATCGCAAGAGCAACGGCGAGGGTTGGCGCGCAATTCACACGCACTTCTCCCTCGCCCCTGGAACACCGCAGAAGTCCTGGGGAAACTCCGACCGGGCTTAG
- a CDS encoding ArsB/NhaD family transporter — protein MSDLALATIIFVVTYTVIITERIDRTTAAVAGALIMVLAGVINQQQAIAAIDFNTIGLLIGMMIIVSILKRTGIFAHLGFTVARWTGGRVMPMLLTLALMTAVASAFLDNVTTVLLMVPVTIALCELLGLPATPFLMTQVIASNIGGTATLIGDPPNILIGSATGLDFVSFLVNLGPIVLVILAVAAVAAAFHYRHIARTDIERHAELIASAATQPIEDPVLLRKSLAVLGITLVGFLLHGMLHLEAATVALGGAALLLLISRVEPHHVFLEIEWSTIFFFAGLFVLVGGIKEMGLLDRLATHTIDLTGGNVTFTILALIWLAAALSAVVDNIPAVTTLIPLTFAVARLLFPDLAGLSNVDLAQHAQVAPLWWALALGACLGGNATLIGASANVVAAGVAERHGETISFWGFTRVGLPVTLGSLILATGYIWLRYLA, from the coding sequence TTGAGCGACCTGGCGCTAGCGACCATCATCTTCGTCGTTACCTACACGGTTATCATCACCGAACGCATCGACCGCACGACGGCAGCGGTCGCTGGCGCGTTGATCATGGTGCTTGCAGGCGTCATCAATCAGCAACAGGCGATCGCGGCGATTGACTTCAACACCATCGGCCTGTTGATCGGGATGATGATCATCGTCTCTATCCTCAAGCGAACCGGGATCTTCGCGCATCTCGGGTTCACCGTCGCCCGCTGGACTGGCGGGCGCGTCATGCCGATGCTCCTGACGCTGGCGCTGATGACCGCTGTCGCGTCGGCATTCCTGGACAACGTGACGACCGTGCTTCTGATGGTCCCGGTCACTATCGCTCTCTGCGAACTCCTCGGGCTACCTGCGACACCCTTCCTGATGACCCAGGTAATTGCCAGCAACATCGGCGGCACCGCGACCCTGATCGGCGACCCGCCAAACATCCTGATCGGCTCGGCGACTGGTCTTGACTTCGTCAGCTTCCTGGTCAATCTCGGCCCGATCGTCCTGGTCATTCTCGCAGTCGCTGCGGTCGCCGCCGCGTTCCATTACCGGCATATCGCCCGCACGGATATCGAGCGGCATGCCGAGCTCATCGCCAGCGCTGCTACCCAGCCGATCGAGGATCCCGTCCTGCTCCGGAAGAGTCTTGCCGTCCTGGGCATCACGCTTGTCGGTTTTCTGCTCCACGGCATGCTCCATCTCGAGGCAGCAACGGTTGCCCTGGGCGGAGCCGCGCTGCTACTCCTTATCTCGAGAGTCGAGCCTCACCACGTGTTTCTGGAGATCGAGTGGTCAACGATCTTCTTCTTCGCCGGCCTGTTCGTTCTGGTCGGCGGGATCAAGGAGATGGGGCTGCTCGACCGGCTGGCAACCCATACGATCGACCTCACCGGTGGGAATGTGACATTCACCATCCTGGCGTTAATCTGGCTCGCGGCAGCGCTCTCGGCAGTCGTCGACAATATTCCCGCGGTGACCACGTTGATTCCATTGACGTTCGCTGTCGCTCGATTGCTCTTCCCGGATCTCGCCGGGCTAAGCAATGTCGATCTCGCCCAGCACGCGCAGGTAGCCCCGCTCTGGTGGGCGCTCGCGCTTGGCGCGTGTCTCGGGGGTAACGCAACGCTGATCGGAGCGTCGGCCAACGTCGTCGCCGCGGGAGTCGCTGAGCGACATGGAGAGACGATCTCGTTCTGGGGCTTTACGCGGGTCGGATTGCCAGTAACGCTCGGCAGCCTGATCCTGGCAACCGGCTACATCTGGCTCCGCTATCTCGCCTGA